In Heterodontus francisci isolate sHetFra1 chromosome 46, sHetFra1.hap1, whole genome shotgun sequence, a single window of DNA contains:
- the LOC137356864 gene encoding ephrin-A3-like has protein sequence MKGWSKECDDEKLREYFTRRNELSNNPTVYDGSPCELVLKPLLGHGLVCLSLTSAANLRRESYTVQVSVNDYLDIYCPHYNASVPEHRMEQYILYMVNYEGYKTCNSDLGFKRWECNRPRSPHSPIKFSEKFQRYSAFSLGYEFHAGNEYYYISTPTHHHGRTCLKMKVFVCCATSSHPSEELVPTPPQFTVGHDVKTIEDLDNFKPEVPKLEKSVSGSSPSRKHLKLTVVLAILLLLTLLAS, from the exons ATGAAaggctggtctaaagagtgtgatgatgagaaattgcgggagtatttcacacgtagaaatgaactgagt aataaccccacagtctacgaCGGCTCACCTTGCGAGTTAGTGCTTAAGCCGCTCCTAGGAcacggtttagtttgcttaagcctgacgtcAGCAGCAAA TTTGAGGAGGGAGAGCTACACGGTGCAGGTGAGCGTCAATGATTATCTGGATATTTACTGCCCGCACTACAATGCTTCCGTGCCCGAGCACAGAATGGAGCAGTACATACTCTACATGGTGAACTACGAGGGCTACAAGACCTGCAACTCCGACCTGGGCTTCAAACGCTGGGAGTGTAATCGCCCCCGCTCTCCGCACAGCCCCATCAAATTCTCCGAGAAATTCCAACGCTACAGCGCGTTCTCTCTGGGATACGAGTTCCACGCCGGCAACGAGTATTACTACATCT CCACTCCGACCCACCACCACGGCAGAACCTGCCTGAAGATGAAGGTGTTTGTCTGTTGCGCTACAT CATCGCACCCAAGTGAGGAGCTTGTTCCGACACCTCCGCAGTTCACAGTGGGCCACGATGTAAAGACTATAGAAGATCTGG ATAACTTCAAACCCGAGGTCCCAAAGCTGGAGAAGAGTGTAAGTGGCAGCAGTCCAAGCCGGAAACATCTAAAGCTCACGGTTGTCTTGGCGATCCTGCTACTGTTGACTCTTTTAGCCTCCTAG